In Pedobacter sp. WC2423, the following are encoded in one genomic region:
- a CDS encoding PA2169 family four-helix-bundle protein: MESNNEIISDLKGLVNIVNDGKEGYESASETTDSIELKGLFLKYSAQRAGYAMELKEHIAQHGGDSENEDGGILGSLHRTWIDIKQALSSKEDAAILGAIETGEKAAIEKFDKCLEDYASHADHIGLLQKQRTGILEALKEIETYRQRLER, encoded by the coding sequence ATGGAAAGCAATAACGAAATTATTAGTGACCTGAAAGGATTGGTCAACATTGTTAACGATGGAAAAGAAGGTTATGAGTCTGCAAGTGAAACGACTGACAGTATTGAACTGAAAGGATTATTCTTAAAGTACTCGGCCCAGCGTGCAGGTTATGCAATGGAACTTAAAGAACATATTGCTCAGCATGGGGGAGATTCTGAAAATGAAGATGGTGGAATTTTAGGAAGCCTTCATCGCACCTGGATTGATATTAAACAGGCTTTAAGCAGTAAAGAAGATGCAGCTATTCTTGGCGCAATTGAAACTGGTGAAAAGGCTGCGATAGAGAAATTTGATAAATGCCTGGAGGATTACGCATCTCATGCTGATCATATTGGACTGCTGCAAAAACAAAGAACTGGTATTCTGGAAGCACTTAAAGAAATCGAGACTTACCGTCAGCGTCTGGAAAGATAA
- the rfbF gene encoding glucose-1-phosphate cytidylyltransferase → MKVVILAGGLGTRLSEETGIKPKPMVEIGGMPILWHIMKIYSAYGYNDFIICLGYKGYIVKEYFTNYFLHKSDLTIDLKSNSFEIHKSEAESWKITLVNTGDDSMTGGRIKRIQKYVKDETFMLTYGDGVGDINIKSLVDYHLNHGKLVTVTSIQPLGRFGALAVSGDNEVFSFLEKPKGDGSWINGGYMVCQPGIFNFINNGDDTIWEREPMQNIASSGEMYAYKHHGFWRPMDTLKDKHELNEMWNKGNSPWKIW, encoded by the coding sequence ATGAAGGTTGTTATCCTTGCGGGGGGCTTAGGCACCCGCCTTTCAGAAGAAACAGGAATTAAACCAAAGCCTATGGTAGAGATAGGTGGAATGCCTATTTTATGGCATATCATGAAGATCTACTCTGCATACGGATACAATGATTTTATTATATGTTTAGGATACAAAGGATATATAGTTAAAGAATATTTTACTAATTATTTTTTGCACAAATCAGATCTGACAATTGATCTCAAAAGTAATTCCTTTGAAATACATAAATCTGAAGCAGAATCCTGGAAAATTACACTTGTGAACACAGGAGATGATTCGATGACCGGAGGTAGAATCAAACGCATTCAAAAGTATGTTAAAGATGAAACTTTCATGCTGACCTATGGAGATGGAGTAGGTGATATTAATATCAAATCTTTAGTAGATTATCATCTAAATCATGGAAAACTGGTTACAGTGACTTCCATTCAGCCTTTAGGTCGTTTTGGTGCCTTAGCTGTATCGGGTGACAATGAAGTATTTTCTTTTTTGGAGAAACCCAAAGGCGATGGGTCGTGGATAAATGGTGGATACATGGTTTGTCAACCTGGTATTTTCAATTTTATAAATAATGGTGATGATACCATTTGGGAACGTGAGCCTATGCAGAATATAGCATCATCAGGTGAAATGTATGCTTATAAGCACCATGGTTTCTGGCGTCCAATGGATACGCTGAAAGATAAACATGAATTAAACGAAATGTGGAACAAAGGTAATTCTCCATGGAAAATCTGGTAG
- the rfbG gene encoding CDP-glucose 4,6-dehydratase, which yields MENLVGSLTTLKQCYNGKRVFLTGHTGFKGTWMLKVLHLLGAEIRGYALESLNDDDLYELISGDKLGDSIIADLRDRDSLLAAVSEFQPDFIFHLAAQPLVRLSYEIPSETFEVNAIGTANLLDAVKNLKKKCTVVLITTDKVYYNNEWDYPYRENDKLGGHDPYSASKACAELVIDSYKNSFFNVKNYWEHLKGVAIGRSGNVIGGGDWSKDRLIPDTMKALSANKNVFIRNPDAIRPWQHVLEPVIAYLNLGNYLNREPLKYAQAYNFGPYNNDTLTVREMVQLLIEIWGKGKAEYLKAENQYAEAGLLKLDISKAMNQLAWKPLLSAHDAVNDTVSWYKMYNTDPKVIAAFTEQQILNYISKMA from the coding sequence ATGGAAAATCTGGTAGGCTCATTAACAACACTTAAACAATGTTATAATGGTAAGAGAGTTTTTCTTACCGGACATACTGGCTTTAAAGGAACATGGATGTTAAAAGTTCTTCACCTTTTAGGAGCTGAAATTAGGGGCTATGCCCTTGAGTCGTTAAATGACGATGATCTTTACGAACTTATCAGTGGTGATAAATTAGGTGACTCTATAATCGCTGATTTGAGGGATCGGGATTCTTTGTTAGCTGCTGTGTCAGAATTTCAACCGGATTTTATATTTCATTTAGCTGCTCAACCCTTAGTAAGGCTTTCCTATGAAATTCCGTCTGAAACTTTTGAAGTCAATGCGATTGGTACCGCAAACCTATTAGATGCAGTGAAAAACTTAAAAAAAAAGTGTACAGTAGTTTTAATCACTACAGATAAAGTTTATTATAACAATGAGTGGGACTATCCATATAGGGAAAATGATAAACTTGGAGGGCATGATCCGTATAGTGCAAGCAAAGCTTGTGCAGAACTCGTTATTGATTCTTATAAAAACTCTTTTTTTAATGTTAAAAACTATTGGGAACATTTAAAAGGTGTTGCTATAGGTCGTTCTGGTAACGTGATTGGTGGCGGTGATTGGTCAAAGGATAGATTAATTCCGGATACTATGAAAGCTTTATCAGCCAATAAAAATGTTTTTATTAGAAATCCAGATGCTATCAGGCCCTGGCAGCATGTTTTAGAACCTGTCATTGCTTATTTAAACTTAGGGAATTATTTAAATAGAGAACCTTTAAAATATGCCCAGGCTTATAATTTTGGTCCATATAATAATGATACTTTAACTGTCAGAGAAATGGTTCAGCTCTTAATTGAAATATGGGGCAAAGGGAAAGCTGAATATCTGAAAGCCGAAAATCAATATGCGGAGGCGGGGTTATTAAAATTAGATATTAGCAAAGCGATGAATCAATTAGCATGGAAACCATTATTAAGCGCCCATGATGCAGTAAACGATACAGTCAGTTGGTATAAGATGTATAACACTGATCCAAAGGTAATTGCTGCTTTTACAGAACAACAAATATTAAATTATATCTCAAAAATGGCATAA
- a CDS encoding NAD-dependent epimerase/dehydratase family protein, which produces MKRIAIIGCNSFLASHLISRLAKRDELYLYGRNYKSANINKDNITYIEFNHPEISLDFDLLLNYDIIIYTAAAGVQSHLHESGLLIYDLNFYLPLKIVCFLNDKRYQGKLITFGTYFEIGRNDAIKAFDENEIVLAKGDIPNSYCDSKRLLSRLYNNKQFDFNWIHLIIPSLYGPGENEHRLIPYVINSLRLKNNLKLSSGEQVRQYLFVTDLVDFISLIIDSAIPPDLYNIAGPDEPVKIKDLVTRIHQLMGIELTRYDQVDTRDQNMAYLAINTGKVKKDIYNWSPEINLDNGLKICLSNGLKDKIKLIERSKIQDHRGWFLKVMNGFEDHLPDYTGEMYLTNALAGETKGGHYHKKANEWFTLIGGECELRLVDIATGEKLFFELSFARPITIYVPNHIAHIFINRGADQFTLLAYSDQLYVPEDTILFDDF; this is translated from the coding sequence ATGAAGAGAATAGCTATTATTGGATGTAATTCATTTTTGGCCAGCCATCTGATTAGCAGGTTGGCTAAAAGAGATGAATTGTATCTATACGGCAGGAACTATAAATCAGCGAATATTAACAAGGATAATATTACTTATATTGAATTTAATCATCCGGAAATTTCACTTGATTTCGATCTTCTCCTCAATTATGATATTATTATTTATACCGCTGCGGCCGGTGTTCAGTCTCATCTTCATGAGTCCGGATTACTCATTTACGATCTCAATTTCTATTTGCCTTTAAAAATTGTTTGCTTTTTAAATGACAAACGATACCAGGGTAAATTAATCACGTTTGGTACTTATTTTGAAATCGGGAGGAACGATGCTATAAAAGCTTTCGATGAGAATGAAATAGTCCTGGCTAAAGGTGATATTCCAAATAGTTATTGTGATTCAAAACGATTATTAAGCCGATTGTACAATAATAAACAATTTGATTTCAATTGGATTCACCTGATTATTCCTTCATTATATGGTCCCGGCGAAAATGAGCACAGGTTAATACCTTATGTGATCAATAGCTTAAGATTGAAAAATAATTTAAAGTTATCGTCAGGTGAACAGGTAAGACAATATCTTTTTGTTACTGATCTTGTTGATTTTATTTCCTTAATTATTGACTCGGCTATTCCTCCTGACCTGTACAATATAGCAGGGCCTGATGAGCCTGTTAAGATCAAGGATCTTGTGACCCGGATTCATCAGTTAATGGGAATTGAACTGACAAGATATGATCAGGTAGATACAAGAGATCAAAATATGGCTTATTTGGCTATAAATACAGGTAAAGTTAAGAAGGATATTTATAACTGGAGTCCTGAAATAAATTTGGATAATGGTTTAAAGATTTGTTTATCAAATGGATTGAAAGACAAAATTAAACTTATCGAAAGAAGTAAAATACAAGATCACAGGGGGTGGTTCTTAAAAGTGATGAATGGTTTTGAAGATCATTTACCAGATTATACGGGAGAGATGTATTTGACCAATGCACTGGCTGGGGAGACTAAAGGAGGACATTATCATAAAAAAGCAAATGAATGGTTTACGTTAATAGGAGGTGAATGTGAGTTAAGATTAGTGGATATAGCCACTGGAGAAAAGTTGTTTTTTGAGTTGTCATTTGCAAGGCCAATAACAATATATGTTCCAAATCATATTGCTCATATTTTTATTAATCGGGGGGCAGATCAATTTACCTTATTAGCTTATTCCGATCAATTATATGTTCCTGAAGACACGATCTTATTTGATGATTTTTAA
- a CDS encoding DNA-formamidopyrimidine glycosylase family protein: MPEGPSIVILRELVEELHLEGTFITNVVGDTTIDKARMLNQELVSFKSWGKHFLICFKGFTLRIHFLMFGSYMINERKDRPARLSLIFENDELNFYTCALKFIEGDINQTYDWSGDVMSDQWDPELAIKKLKEKGESLVCDVLLDQDIFSGVGNIIKNEVLYRIEVHPLSTVDGLPPGKLKEMVKEASLYSFDFLEWKKAFVLKKHWLVYSRKVCPLGHPIEKESLGKTKRRTFFCERCQKLFS; the protein is encoded by the coding sequence ATGCCCGAAGGCCCGTCAATAGTCATATTAAGAGAGCTTGTAGAAGAACTTCATTTAGAAGGTACTTTCATTACCAATGTGGTAGGTGATACGACTATTGATAAGGCCCGGATGCTGAATCAGGAACTTGTTTCCTTTAAAAGCTGGGGCAAACATTTTTTGATCTGTTTTAAAGGTTTTACTTTACGTATTCATTTTCTCATGTTTGGGAGTTATATGATTAATGAGCGCAAAGACAGGCCTGCCAGGTTAAGTTTGATCTTTGAAAATGATGAGCTCAATTTTTATACCTGTGCCTTGAAATTTATTGAAGGAGATATAAACCAGACTTATGACTGGTCTGGTGATGTCATGTCAGATCAATGGGATCCGGAACTGGCGATAAAAAAGCTTAAGGAAAAAGGGGAGAGCCTGGTTTGTGACGTATTATTGGATCAGGATATATTTTCTGGTGTTGGAAATATCATTAAAAATGAAGTATTGTACAGAATAGAGGTACACCCTTTGAGTACGGTGGATGGCCTGCCTCCTGGTAAATTAAAGGAAATGGTTAAAGAGGCAAGTTTATATAGTTTTGATTTCCTGGAATGGAAAAAGGCTTTTGTCCTTAAAAAGCATTGGTTAGTCTATTCACGTAAAGTTTGCCCTCTCGGGCATCCAATTGAAAAGGAAAGTCTCGGTAAAACCAAGAGAAGAACTTTTTTCTGTGAACGGTGTCAGAAATTGTTTTCTTAA
- a CDS encoding L,D-transpeptidase family protein, which produces MKFFGRNFLCNCFIGITGCLLLLSSCGVRRTTVNTPEAPANYSTKNPVKVQPGIKQDPSGNLTELTRKEKALRAAFIDVLEAKSSDLPFPNLIHSIYEKKEYQPVLVRKFFEDQQLQTLSDYLDNSVTHGLDPEQFFFTGLKYQLDEVIHQRSSDTVKIQRSLAKLEMAVVNSLIRYSMAMQYGMTNPAKIYNHYTIPTLIPDSNSVIRIFEIVNLKIYLDSIQPKEKTYLALQRVLKRLDADTAENKDTDSVKISMRQKVVVNMERLRWKNKPAEQKFVAVNIANFSLDVIDKDKSILQMKVCVGEPGDRQTPQLGSMIHSVQINPVWNIPQSIARNEISRYASADRYYLSNNNIKVFKKGKLVRDLESIDWPAVDIRDYSFQQQPGAKNSLGKIKFLFKNGYSIYLHDTPVRSVFKRSMRAISHGCVRVEKPLDLAFALFGKGEKYDQLKKGIESGYPRAKFMGLPQRIPVRLYYYTAWLNDKGGVRFGKDIYELDQLVYDGMQKNQFESAKRL; this is translated from the coding sequence ATGAAATTTTTCGGGCGTAATTTCTTATGTAATTGTTTTATTGGAATAACAGGCTGTCTGTTGTTGTTGAGTTCTTGTGGGGTTAGACGTACAACCGTTAATACACCGGAGGCTCCGGCAAATTATTCTACAAAGAACCCTGTAAAGGTACAACCTGGTATTAAACAGGATCCTTCTGGAAATCTTACTGAACTAACCAGGAAAGAGAAAGCACTTCGCGCAGCGTTTATTGATGTGCTGGAAGCCAAATCGTCCGATTTGCCTTTTCCCAATCTGATACATAGTATTTATGAAAAAAAAGAATATCAGCCGGTGCTGGTTCGAAAGTTCTTTGAGGATCAGCAACTGCAAACGCTGTCAGATTATCTGGATAATTCTGTAACGCATGGACTGGATCCTGAACAATTCTTTTTTACTGGTTTAAAATATCAGCTGGATGAAGTGATTCATCAAAGGTCATCGGACACGGTAAAAATCCAGCGCAGTCTGGCCAAACTGGAAATGGCTGTTGTGAATTCTTTAATCCGGTATAGTATGGCGATGCAGTATGGGATGACAAATCCGGCTAAAATCTATAATCATTATACAATTCCTACTTTAATCCCTGATAGTAATTCAGTGATCAGGATTTTTGAAATAGTAAACCTTAAAATTTATCTGGATAGTATACAACCAAAAGAAAAAACTTACCTGGCTTTACAAAGAGTATTAAAGCGTCTGGATGCGGATACAGCGGAAAATAAAGATACAGATAGTGTTAAGATCAGCATGCGGCAGAAGGTTGTTGTGAATATGGAGCGGCTGAGGTGGAAGAACAAACCTGCTGAACAGAAATTTGTAGCAGTAAATATTGCAAATTTTAGTCTGGATGTAATAGATAAGGATAAATCAATATTGCAGATGAAAGTTTGTGTAGGAGAACCTGGGGATAGGCAAACGCCTCAGCTTGGAAGTATGATTCATAGCGTTCAGATTAATCCGGTTTGGAATATCCCGCAAAGTATTGCACGGAATGAGATTTCCAGGTATGCATCGGCAGATAGATACTATCTTTCCAATAATAATATCAAAGTTTTTAAAAAAGGTAAACTGGTTAGAGATCTGGAATCTATTGACTGGCCTGCGGTTGATATTCGTGATTATTCTTTTCAGCAACAACCGGGAGCGAAAAATTCGTTGGGTAAAATCAAGTTTCTTTTTAAAAATGGATATAGCATTTATTTGCATGATACACCGGTAAGGAGTGTGTTCAAACGGAGTATGCGGGCAATCAGCCATGGTTGTGTACGGGTAGAAAAACCGCTTGACCTGGCTTTTGCTTTATTTGGAAAAGGTGAAAAATATGATCAGCTCAAAAAGGGGATAGAGAGCGGCTACCCGCGTGCAAAGTTTATGGGTTTGCCTCAGCGGATTCCTGTCCGGCTATACTATTATACAGCCTGGCTTAATGA